One genomic window of Biomphalaria glabrata chromosome 9, xgBioGlab47.1, whole genome shotgun sequence includes the following:
- the LOC106068333 gene encoding zinc finger protein on ecdysone puffs-like, whose translation MNRQRHSGRDRRPSYRGGIGDGLLGEGPGYGGGGGSYEPMVNSQVSQLLLMQQLLQQQAGLSRAGGYGDGSLGNISFLQQQSQGYSGGMGGRNVGGMRNDRKRLSGNGRDNDFKRRRYDSPGRGGDRDRSRGRDSGRSGESRDRKHNSRWDSDRDRDDVYNPAEPTDDDVHDRDSNLYCHVCNKTLYDEESFRRHLNSPKHTQLMNSVLTMHQMKSNQLKFRIKAEEHLRKIEGGRGGLNPDYFCKICNNSLTIPWERHRFSKIHTQRQLQVTRGCGWCKVHDFKNFTEVLEHRETDEHKKNAEIFGKKKDEKERRRSRSRSRDRRSEKHRRRSTSRDRSRREKEREQKAKKKQEDEEDLTIPEYNAEKTVGLSYIVPVTGFFCKLCHKFYNNEKSAKGAHCQSETHYEKFKLATEAKIAAREKRLAEEAAAEAEKKANEESKDVSSTEKEDNKQESEATEENKKEKEERVEEDIDEEDYDDPLPMEDLDDDGGLAKDDDFGLLDDDDDVNITADSGLNDTDANSSFVYLSGEMAEAQVEINRKELNEQKEIEDKSEQNESDPKTDVVTELKVEENVPTDEKQEDSLVTSDNENEGQATPAASEPVKAAAKTRGSGTARRGRGRGRGKK comes from the exons ATGAACAGACAACGACACAGTGGCAGAGATAGGCGCCCTAGCTATCGag GTGGAATAGGAGATGGACTCTTAGGAGAAGGTCCTGGCTATGGTGGAGGTGGTGGTTCCTATGAGCCAATGGTCAACTCACAAGTCAGTCAACTTCTGCTCATGCAACAGCTTCTCCAGCAACAAGCGGGACTCAGTCGTGCTGGTGGATATGGAGATGGATCATTGGGAAACATTTCCTTTCTCCAGCAGCAATCTCAAGGCTACTCTGGTGGAATGGGAGGCAGAAATGTTGGTGGAATGAGAAATGACCGCAAGCGGCTAAGTGGGAACGGTAGAGATAATGATTTCAAAAGAAGACGCTATGATTCTCCTGGG AGAGGTGGCGATAGGGATAGGTCTAGAGGCAGAGACAGCGGCAGAAGCGGTGAAAGTCGAGATAGAAAACATAATAGTCGTTGGGATTCAG ATCGAGACAGAGATGATGTTTATAATCCTGCTGAACCTACAGATGACGAT GTGCATGACAGAGATAGCAACCTGTATTGTCATGTTTGTAACAAGACCCTTTATGATGAAGAGAGTTTTAGAAGACATCTGAATAGCCCCAAACATACACAACTGATGAACAGTGTGCTTACCATGCATCAGATGAAGAGCAATCAGCTCAAATTTAGGATTAAGGCTGAGGAGCATTTGCGTAAAATTGAAGGGGGTAGAGGAGG tttgaatcctgactACTTCTGCAAGATTTGTAACAACAGTTTGACTATTCCTTGGGAGAGACACAGATTCTCCAAGATTCACACT CAAAGACAACTTCAAGTGACCAGAGGATGTGGCTGGTGTAAAGTTCATGACTTTAAAAACTTTACTGAGGTTTTAGAACACAGAGAGACTGATGAACACAAAAAG aatGCTGAAATATTTGGAAAGAAAAAGGATGAAAAGGAAAGACGTAGATCTAGGAGCCGTAGTAGAGACAGAAGATCTGAG aaacacagaagaaggagcacttccAGGGACAGATccagaagagagaaagaaagggagcaGAAAGCAAAG AAAAAGCAGGAGGATGAGGAGGATTTAACCATACCTGAATACAATGCTGAAAAGACTGTTG GTTTAAGCTACATTGTTCCTGTCACTGGTTTCTTTTGTAAACTCTGCCACAAGTTTTATAACAATGAAAAGTCTGCCAAAGGAGCTCACTGTCAGAGTGAAACACATTATGAGAAATTTAAG TTGGCGACAGAAGCTAAGATTGCAGCTAGGGAGAAGAGGTTAGCAGAAGAAGCTGCTGCAGAGGCAGAAAAGAAGGCCAATGAGGAATCCAAAGATGTTTCAAGCACTGAAAAAGAAGACAACAAACAAGAATCAGAAGCAACTGAGGAaaacaagaaagagaaagaagagagagtaGAGGAGGATATTGATGAAGAAGATTATGATGACCCATTGCCCATGGAAGATTTAGATGATGATGGTGGCTTGGCTAAGGATGATGATTTCGGTTTgctggatgatgatgatgatgttaacATAACTGCTGACTCAGGATTGAATGATACAGATGCCAACTCCAGTTTTGTGTATTTATCTGGTGAAATGGCAGAGGCTCAAGTTGAAATCAACAGAAAGGAGCTAAATGAACAGAAGGAAATAGAAGACA AAAGTGAACAGAATGAATCAGATCCTAAGACTGATGTAGTGACTGAACTTAAAGTTGAAGAGAATGTACCTACAGATGAGAAACAAGAAGATTCTTTGGTCACCTCAGACAATGAAAATGAAGGCCAAGCCACACCTGCTGCTAGTGAACCAGTTAAAGCGGCTGCCAAGACCAGAGGAAGTGGTACAGCAAGACGAGGCCGGGGTAGAGGCAGAGGCAAGAAGTGA